GTCATTGTTCAGAATATCTCGGTGTTTTCTGCAGTTCTTCGCACTTGAGATTATGTCTCTTACTTCATTATCGAGTCATATGATTATTTAAATTATGGCTCAAAGTCACGGAAAGTTGCTAATTACTAGCAGCCAAattgttttcattaatgatcCTACTCCAATATTTGAACTGTTACTGCTAAATGCACATAAGGGGGATGTATTTAAATAACCATTTAGTTTAGAATTACACATTCCTTTCCTAAGTAGATGTATTGACATTTTTGAGTTATTAATGATTGCTACACGGAAGTTTGCGGTATCTTTCTATTATCTTTTTAAGCAATATAAGACTTTGCATGGTTTTGTTATTATTATCATTTGGATACTAGATATATATACGCAACTTACTATGTGCTCTAGCAGGGTATATAAATGACAGTGCTGTTTACGTTATTTCTGAAAAGTATAGTACATAAACATATATAATATATGCGTGTGTGTAAGATCACAGACACAAAAACACACGCACACATAAATGGCAGATCTTATATCATTGCTGATAGCCATTAAAATCCACTGTCTGTGTATTGCACAAGATAGCCATTAAAATCCACTGTCTGTGTACTGCACAAGATGTTAAACCTGGGATTCATTACATGTGGCTTTTTTCTTGAAGGGTCAGTTAATCTAGTGGTAAAACTGACAAGTTAAAATGCCGTgtttgcttattattattatggctCTAGGATTAACTTTCCAAGACTGCAGCAAATCTTTATATTGTCTAATCGACACGAGTGCTGTGTCGGTTTTGAACTTGCTGTAATGCAAAGATCCTAAAATGTAGCACGTTCTATAAACATATTTCAGTCTTATTGGATTGGCTCCTTTCGGCGCTCTTGCTCTGGATTTACTTGTTGCAAACACTTAACACGCAAACTTGGACAGAAAATGCAGCACGTTCCTACAGGGAAGCTTCTCCAAAGTAAAAggaagaggaatttttaaaattaaaataatagaaatgttttgaatgcttaaaacacacacacacacacaccccacagtgGAAGATTCAAAGAAAGGTACAGATTATGGAAGGAGAAATTAATATATGAcatgattttgttttgaaatgcaaTTTGCATTGATAATAGCAACCAAGGATCACAAGTCCGTTgggatattttatataaaaaacctGTGATCTCTCTTTAGTAACAATGGCTTAAAGTGAGCTGAATGAGAAAGCGAACCGATTCGCAGTACTAGCAGGTCTTTTAGCTTTGTAGCAAGTCTAATAATATTTGGCAGTTTCTGGAAGTGGGGTGAGGAATGACAAACTAGTGCCAACAATCACAATAACAACCGCCTGGCAAACACAAGTTCGTGTTCATTAGCTCCAACCACTTAATTACTGTTAATCTTTCATAATCAGGTAAGAAGTCAAATAAATAAACCAGACAGGACTACGTACTTCGCTCAATTATAAACCGACTCAATATTTGTTCCCAGGATATAAAATGGTTCCTAATTAGGGAAGTGGTTCCTAAGGATACAAGTAAAGACTCATTCCTTTATTTAACTGAATTCAGCTTTCCCATggatttttaactaaaatataGAATATCCTGATTTATTAAGATCGAAAATGTGTATTGAATTGGCCATGTGCAATTTTCTGTTTCTATCTCGTACTGTAGTTCTTCTAGCCAATTTGTATATTGTAATTATCTTTCTTGTCACAAAAAGGTAAAAAAGtgattaattaaaacaaaagaaacttaAAGTATGAAGTTTCTTGTCTGTTTAGCCCTCTTACATCAAAACAAATTGATTTGTTATGTCTTAGCGAGAAATGACACCAAATACGACTTTCGCTTCAATAAGCGTTTCTATGATTCCATGCCCAGTGAGACTGTGTCTCTGAACCGTGGTTTGGGATCAATAATTGAAACTCAGTAATATGCCAGTCTGTGAGGTGTGTGAAAACACAGCATTGCCTTACTCTCACGCTTTGCGCGAATAGGATATTATGaatgtgaataaaaataatgagCTCATAAGTCAAAAGTCTCTTTATAATGTCTGCAAATACACACCCAGTTTACATGTGTTAAGATTTGTTGCTTTAATTATGTGGTACATTTAGGTGTAGAACAAGAATCTAGACTAATTAATTCTCGCTTCTGTGTAATATTGTACTTTTGATAATAAAGTATTCTAAAAAGATTCCTTATCTACTTCACTGATTGTGAAAAAGTGTTTTAGAAAGCAATGGCAACTGACAACTTTGAAACTTGTTAGTAGACCGTAATAATGGATGTTTTCATTTGCTCCAGAATGTTACGGAATAATTTTCCTTCTCTCTAGAGTATAGTATGTGTGTGCATAGTTGACATCATATCTGTATTAAATTTTCCATTTAGAAATAATACGGGCATCAGTATAATAAATTAGCTAGATATCTGCAAGCACATCTTGCAGGAAAGTTATTGGGCTCTTCCCATAAAGGACTATGCGGCATTTTATGATTTTGAAAATATCTCATGTCCTCAAAACTCTTCGGAAAAATCTACTAGAGTTAGTGCTCAAATCTTTGTCCTAATTAAACATACGGATTAAGCAATTGCTGTGCTGCTCTCTTCCACCTGTCTTTTCCGATTGCCCAGTAAACACACTCTCATccttccaccacctccttctctTACCTCTTTTCCAGGCTGTCATGCGATCTGGCTTCGGTAACGTTGTCCTCTTCTTAgctatattttaaatctttttcttcATTTCGATTGCCCTTCTGAAGTCACGGTCTCTTGCTATGATTTACTGCAGAAAACAAAACCATATCTAGCAAACCAAGGAACTTTGCACTTTTGGGTTCAGCCTGAACAGCTCACATACAAAATAAGGAGATTAGTAATATTTCAACAACTACCTTCTCCAACCCTCGCTAGATTTCTTTGTTTAATTGTAACCAGTTTATGTTTTTAGTGACTAAGTGGACAAACATTGTTTATTTTCTacgtttctttttctttcaactCAACAAAAAGACCTAGCAGAAACTGAAACAATTGCAATAAAGAAAAGGCTTAATTGCAGTATAAGGgtatttgttaaaatgttttccaaatCTGTCTTATGGATGCACAGAACTTCATTTAGGAGGTCAATTGacttttaaagatacattttcatAGGCTCATAGAAATGTAAACCTGtaaaggaccttgagaagtcaccgagtccagtcccctgagctTTAGAACATTGAAAAGTATCACTCTGCAGTGGCCTCTACAAAATCCAAGAAGACTTTTAAGCAAACGTGAGTGTTTAACATGtttccacctccccaccccataaACGGGTATAAAATCTTTCGTAAGTCCCAGCCAATATTTAGAATCATAACTCGTGCTGGCATACATACAAGTACGTACATACACATATACATGCAACATACAAGTCGCTGCAGGGAACTAAAAACGGTGCGGTTTAAACCGAAATAACTTTTACATCACAAAAAATGTTATCCGCTGAATTTAGCATCATACGTCGCATTCGTGAAGCTAGCACAAAAAGACACAATGTtattaattttgtaaataaatatatggtGTTCAAAGTTTTCTTTTGAGTTGTAATCAAGTTGTATATTTACCATggcaatgaaatattttaaaaagcacaagtaCTTAGACAACTATGCTAGAGTCCTCCTAAATAATAATTGTGGCTTTGTCCGCCTCTCATTAGGAAGTATAATAAATATaagtatatgtatatatgtaggCGTATGTATGGATATTTGTACTTTAATTATATCTTCATATACAGGAGAAGAATATGGGCTCATAGAAAGCATGGATGTCTCCAGTAAAACTCCAGGCAGCTGCTGTACCCAGCAGTAAGTCTTCAGCACCAATATTAAATGGCTTTCAGTTTTTGCAGAGTCTGAGGTGTAAGCAGAGAGAGACATTCTCTCAAGTTGCACCATTCAGCATTTCCCACAATTATATCGTACGATGCAGGATCCCAGCTCTATCACTAGATGGCTCTACACGTTCTTCTGTGAAGGCTCAGAGTGCAGATTAATAATGTACGTTTGAACTGTATTATTTCCTTGTATAATAGAATTGGACTTTCTAGCTTACAAGAGTGAAATACCTGcgtttatgtatatatatatatatatatatatatatatatatatatatatatatatatatatactgcaaAGGAGGGAAGAGGGTTCCTACAGAAAGTGAACCTGTTGTCTTAGCACAAACTTTCAGGTATAATTGCCTTAGTGCAATAAATCTCagcatgttttttttcttcataaaacAAGCCTTCCTATAATTCGCTATAGATCTATAAGTAAATAAAGCAAACATAGGCTCTAGTTTCATTTTGTGAGTAGTCAAGGGCAAAGCGACATTGTACAATAACATTAGATCTCATCAGACCATTTCACCTACACATGAAAATTCTCTTTTTCATCAATCAGTTTTCATAACAATTGGGCAAAGCTCATGGATCACTATCTACTTGAGCCTGCGTCCTCCTATAGATGCCTGGGTGAAATCAGTTGCAACGCCGGGCCTTTGGTTATTTGAGGGACAATATAGACATATGCAACCAGAAGTTGTTTGCGAGCTCCCACCTGAAACAGTGCATTTACACGTTGTACGCTACCTGCAATAATCATAATGTTTTACAACTTACCTCTGAACACCCAAAgttaagacagaaaaaaaataaatattttagccAGTGTTCCCAAGAACACATTAAAGCTAGTTAAAAACTGATTGAGATTTCAGTCGATTTAATATGAATTTCTCTTTCAGTGAAGATTTAACAGACATGATCAACTTATTATTTGATATCATAAGTAACAATTCTcaagataaaataaaatcctttgaCTGTGGGCCTACGCAGCTATTTAAAGCTTATAAAAACAACTGAGTAAACAGAGGGTAGCAAAAACTCATCTATTTTCATCGGTCTGTATCACTTCCTTTACATTCTCTTGCTGATATAACCCTCTAAATATGTGATGAAAGTTTTCTAGACTGCActcattattaaaagaaaaaactataaacatttataaaaatatatcattctagttttctAGGATTATAAATATCAAACAATTCGCTTATTAGTGGATATCCATTCTTGAGAAGAATGATTAATTGTATTGTGCTGATCGTTTTTGttacttaatatttatttcagaGAGGATTATTACCGTCTTTATGGCTTGTAATTTGTATGTAGCTACGTTTTGAAACACGTTATTCAGAAACTGAAGTATTAGTATTATTTAAAAGGTGCATAATATAACAAAACATTAATTAAGGTAATGCACAGTCGACCTTGTGTAAAACATATTTTTCACATTGTGAGTTTTGTTGTAGCCTATTTCACCTGCAATATATCATGAaacagttattttctttttagtgGTGCAGTAACATATTTGGAATACAAAACTCTTCTGGATTTGGTAGTGTTCAGATGTAAGTGTATTGGAGATGTAGTGTCTAGCTGTGGTCTTCAAAAAAAGTGGGGGAGATGCTAATTCGGTTAAAGTATTTAAAAGAACAGACGGGGGCGCCAAACGACAGCAATAAAGCAACCCACAGACTTCCGTTTCCCCTCCTTTAACTGGTAAGGGACTATTCAATCTGGACGAAATAGGCTTTCAGCTCTATATTTAGGAGGGTATTTTGCATAATAATTATTTCAACTGGTAAAACATACGTTTGTATCTAACTGAGACCAGTACCTTTTCCGATGGAAAGTTTGGTTACAGTCTGGATTACCCAGCTATAGTCAATAACAGAGAAGTTTTTGAATTAAAGTTAGGCAGTGTTTACAGTACCTACAAACAGAGCCCAATATGTCATCGTCACTCTTCTGTTCAGAATTGTTTCATCTCAAGGAACTGCTGTCCTTATAACATTTTAATAACAGGAAAGTTTATGGAGATTGTCAGACAACTCTATCTTTTCAGTAAATATCGGTGTAGGAAATTGTGCTCGCTCGTGATAAAACAGAAGATACCGCTGTCACCACTTATATGGGGGTAAGAAAGGCAAATATATGACCATCTCTTAcggatttaaaattatttatggaGAAATGTAGTTTCAGAAAGTGTGCTCTTGGATTGTGCTGGCAATACATAGGGCGTTGACGTTTACTTTCCTTCTATTACAATAGAGGTTTTTCGTGTTTAAATTACGCACACTGCTCAAAGCTCCCTACGATTAGTGAAAGTTGATATTTACTTCTGTCTGGTTTGGGGTTGTAAAACATAGGACACCAAACTGCAGCTAAATTCACATTTCAAAAAGCCGACACAAAACTCTCATTAATAGAATGCTGGATTTTATAAACAATGCCTAGACCGTTTCCTAAATATTTCATGGAATGTTTAGGGAGACTTTTAATACATTCTTAGAAAGCCGACAAGAATCCCGTTTTCGACGTATGAATCATAGGCAAGAGCACAGGAATTTAGGAGATGTGACTTTAACATTAGGAGGAAGAGCTTctcttggcaaaaaaaaaaaaaaaatcctatgtaaTCACAGGAAACGTTGGAATATTTCCATACTCGATCAAACTCAGAAACTCAGGATCTAAAACTTTACTGTGTGAGTAGAAACTAATCTCTCCGAAAGTAGAAATTGGGTAGCTATTGAAGAATACTCCAGAGATGCTAATGACAAAGGATTTATCTTCGTTTAAATGGTTGCCATCAGCGTCATTATTACTATCAAAGTTATCACTGAGGAGAGCTTTTCCGATAGTCACGTCTACTAAGCTTGCTAGCCCGTGTCCTTTGCAGCACAAGACATTTTACTCCGGATCACCCCGGAAAACAACGGACAGCTCAGCTAACTAAAGCCACAGGTAACCTTGGAGAAAGAATGATGGTGATGAGCACGTCTTTACTAATATCTGATGCCTTTGAAATACTAAAATCAAGTcattatatctatatatttttaaaagcttcactTTTCGTGGGGAGGGTGTAAAAAGAAACCTGTCTAGAGAATGAAACGACAGTGCGGCAGTACGGTGCTTTAAATCATGAATGCATTTAACGTTAGTTGGACGTTTTTGCCATCAAATTGCACAACAGcgaatttttttcccaaaaggggaaaaaatcgtagACTAGCTCCGATAATAAGCAAGATTATAGAAAGTAAAAAGGACACCATATTTAAGGATGCAGCGAGGAAAATATACTAAAAAACCCCACCAGGATTACAATAAATCCATGTGCAGGCTACTGTGGTAGATGCACTTAAACTGCTATGTATCAGaagcaataatttttaaaagtctcagTATAAGGCTTGTGTGTATGGGGATGGTTGGGATGTGTGTGCTAGTAAAATTCTTAAATAAAAGTAGGAGTGCGTTCTTAACTGAAaaggaaaagtaaataaaatacagtGGAAGGGCAGTCTCAGCCCGAAAGTCCTCTTCCAACATTTTCTTTAGTTGCGTTCTAAAATCCGCTCTTAGATACAtaaagcattatttattatttagcgTGTAGTTCTGTCCGAGGACAAATGAGAAAGAAGCTGCATCATTAGGACCTAAaaggcaacaaaacaaaaatcagagcaTAATGATGCACCTAAATGAAGGGGGAAATGTTGCACAGCTCATTTTATTAATCAGACTGTCAATTTCACCCCAGAGGCCAAACCCCAGAGCAATTCAAGCAAGATCTGATCACGCTAAGGACAAGAGCTTTACTCTTCACttcttgtctttctttctttcaacctGGATATATTTGTCTGCTCAGAAGCCGCCTTCATTATCCACTGACAGAAGCTTGTGTTTATTTGCTTATAAACCTGTTACAATAAATGATTATTCGAACAGCGTCATTCCTACCTTAATGACGAGCACTACTTTTTGATGAATGACATTTCGGGCTAGAAAGGATGTATGGGTCATTTTGACCAGTCATTCCCTCGCTTTGGCATCCCGCAATTTTTACGCCTCCCTCAAAAAGAGATAATATTTAGAGACACTTGCCGGGCTGAATGTGAATTAGCCCCTGCTGCAGCTCATCATTAGTACAGGACCAACCCTGCAACTTTGACATTTTTGATAAAGCTGAGATGATGGAAAGAATAAGAAAGGAGATGATTCTGATGGAAAGAGGGCTGCACAGCCCTACAGTTGGCAAAAGGCTCTCGAATTTGTCAGACTCAGCTGGAAATGCAGTGCTGGAGGCCCTTGAAAATTCTCAACACACTGGTCGCCTCAGCCCTAGATTAACTTCCGCCTCTCTGCATAGCACTATAGGGGACATCCCTGCCAAAGGCAAATTTGAAATAGACACTTTATTCAATCTTCAACACCAGAACAGTGAAAGCAACGTCTCCTCAGAAATTGCGCCGTCGGAAAGCAGGAAGAAAATTAGCCATTATTCAGAAGTTGCTCAAGAGGCAGATATGAACAGTGATGTGGAGGTGGGCTGCTCAGCACTCCGTTCCCCAACTAGCCTGAGTTCCTCCCAGCTGAAGGAAAACAATAACAAAGGTAAATATTATTTGATCCTCTCGATCTAAACGGAACTGTTATTTGATTAAACTTGTTAGCTATGGAAATAGTGCTCTTTCTATAGTAAAACCGCTGCTAAAACCGTACACAATTATTATTGATGTGTTATTACGATACACAAGATACACTAAACAGTGTTTATATAGCTAAGTGTCTCTATATATTCATGGAAATcgctctctttctcccatatctATAACTATATATGAATATTTATATAGTTTCTCCCGTTCTGTAGATCTGTCTGTATTTCTCCatctatataaatatacatacatgGAGTAAATTGAGTATATAGATACGTAGAAACTATGTAtctatgtatatgtgtgtattttttttgcaCGTATAAAATGTGTCATTGTGTATTCACACTAATAATAATTGGCCATTGTTCACTTTCAATCTCTGATAACGCTGACTATTAAAATCCCTCCATCGTACCAGGTTTGAAATAAATTTGATGAATTATTTTCATTGGGGAGTGTAATAAGAGAATAATCAATGGATTTCTTTGGGGTAATAGTAGatgcattttgtcaaatgtgtcaaaagaaaaacaatctacACCATAATGCAAGACATATCTTTGTTTATGGCTGCACTTATTTTGTGCCTCTCAAACGAAAATAAGAAACGTTCATGTAGCTATTAAACCTGATTCACAGATTAGAGTTATCAGATCATCGCAGTATGAGAGCGGTACCACATCTCTAAAATTGTGCTCTGCATATATACTCTTACTTGGCTAATTTGCTGCAGAAGCTAGAATTCTATAATTACTAAAATGCCTAATTTATTTAGAATAATTTCGTTatgaagtgatttaaaaaaactttattgATTCTATTAACAGCAGCAATTTGTAACAATGACAGCTAGCATTAATTATCAGAGTTCACAGCCAGACTGGTAACGTTACCTCCTGCTTTATttaatacacacaaacacatctgGAGTAACAAATCTTTATTTCACaatttgcttgcttgtttgccAGGCTATTCAGAATCAGCTCCTATTACCACCACTTCGTCCTCAGGTTCGAGTTTAACCAGCCTGCACAGCAGCAACGCActgggcagctcaggctctggggctgaCCAGGTGAGAAGGTACCGTACCGCCTTCACCAGGGAGCAGATAGCCAGGCTAGAGAAGGAGTTCTACCGGGAGAACTATGTGTCTCGGCCCAGGAGGTGCGAACTGGCCGCAGCGCTCAACCTCCCTGAGACCACAATCAAGGTATCTCAGCTGAAGCGCTACAAACGCGGGGCTAGTACACTCGATGTGGATTTTGGTGCTTTTGTGCTGTCTGGGAGCTTAAAATATGAGATCGAGCCCAATTCCCGGCTAAACAGATGCTTCTTACTGACAGGAAAATGCAGCGGCTTATGCCCTCCTCCTTTATGGCAAAAGAATGAATCCAATGATAACATAACAAtagaacataaaaataaatagtattgcATAATTCCCACCTGGTTTCTTAGCTATTTTTATCTGTGACTTTTGGTTAAAGAACATCCGGTCTTGTCTTTcttgttgggtttgtttgtttctccgagttgaaactttttttatttgccttttaatTTTCCTTGTCAATTTGTATTGCATTTGCAcgttaaaaaggaaacaaacgatggtatttttaaaaaatgaagcagaGAAATTGGAGACGTCACTATAATAAAATTCTATTTCTCCCATTTCGAACAAAAGCACTTGAAACACAAATACTGtattatttaaaatgatttagaGTCTGACTGGCACAAAGCATTTCAGCGATTTATTCGGGTGAAATCTCTTTTCGttggattattttaaataatttggtTAATTATAGGACATTAAAGAGAGGCAGTGGAGAACTAAAAAGCTTGAGACAAGAAAACAAACTGCTCCGTTACAGAGGGCGAATCTTAGACGCTCTCCTTCACGCTTCGGAAAGATCTGTATTTTTGGAATGTTCATTTCCTGAAAGTAGCTTTagaaaataatataaagcaaGGATGCTAAAGCGGAAGGCAGATGCAAATGCCCTTTGTACAGGGCAGAAGCAAGGCTGCAGCGTTTGCAACTCGGAATTTCATGTGCatggctgcttttaaaaataaaacgcAAACAATATTTTGCCGGGTGCAAACACCGTGCAAttaacaaaaagcaaacagaaaagctTCCCAATAAAAGCAGCTGGGTTCCTTCAAAGGAGCCACTTTCGTTCTTAATTCCTGACAGCCGTAACCGTCTCTGATGTCAGCGGGTTTTGTGCGTGCGCGAATTTGGAGGAAGGTTTTTAGGTGGTAAACCAGGGggataattaataaataaatcacaGCCAGGCTAAGCAGCGGGGGCGGGTACGGAGAGGGGAGCGCGCCCTGCACAGCCGTGCCCTGCTCCTGAGGTCCTGCTGCCTGCGGCCGGAGCGGGGCTTGGTTTGTGTCGGAAGCCGCTACCACGCTGCTTTCTAAGGCCGGTCCGTGttttgtctctcccctcccccaggtgtGGTTCCAGAACCGACGGATGAAAGACAAGCGGCAGCGCCTGGCCATGTCCTGGCCCCACCCGGCTGACCCCAGCTTCTACACCTACATGATGACTCACGCGGCGGCCACGGGGAGCCTGCCCTACCCCTTCCACTCGCACGTGCCGCTGCACTACTATCCCCACGTGGGGGTGACGGCGGCCGCGGCGGCTGCGGCCGCCTCCGGAGCGGCCGCTGCCTCGCCCTTCGCCACCTCCATCCGGCCGCTGGACACCTTCCGCGCCCTCTCGCACCCCTACTCCAGGCCGGAGCTGCTCTGCGGCTTCCGCCACCCGGGCCTCGTACGCAGCCCCGCCGCCGCCGGCCGGGCTCAACAGCAGCGCGCGGTGGCGGCGGCGGCCGCGCGCCGCGGCTTCCTCGGCGCCCCCGGCCGGCTCCACTGCCTGCTCCTGCCTCAGCTGTCACAGCAGCCAGACGGCGGCGGCGGCCGCGGCGCTGGGCTCGCGCGGCTCCGGCTCGGATTTCCCCTGCACTGCGGCCTCGCAGCGGGCGGAGAGCGGCTTCCTGCCTTACTCGGCGGCCGTGCTGAGCAAAACCGCGGGCGCCTCCCCGGACCAGCGGGAGGAGGCGCCGCTCACCAGATAACTACCCCGCCCGCAGCCGGGGGCGACCCTTTtgcaaggggcggggggggaccaCACCCGGGCTCTGGAAAAGTTCCTTCTATTTTTGCATCGTTCGCCCCCCCCGCCTTTTGGAGGAGACACGAGccggggaagggggctgggacccagacTGACATTTCCCTGCACTCCTCCCTCACCCTCTGGGGCCCAGCCCGAGGCGCGTGATGCTGGCAGGCCCCAGGGGCCGGGTTTGCAGGATAGCGCAGCGCAGCGGCCAAAGGCTGCCCGGGGCGCCACCCTCCGGGAGAATTGCACCGGTGTCACTGGGTGCAAAGCTTCTGTTCTCCTTGCTGGGCCCAAGCCCTGTCGCCCTCAGTCGGTCCTGAGCCAAACCTCACTCCCTGTGAAAGGGGAATTTGGCCTAGGGATTGAGTGAAGCCTGCAGCCACGTCCGTCTGGAAATGGGAcagaaaggggggtgggggagggtgtcaaCAGAAGAGAAAAGTGTTTCTGTGTTATTCTGATTTCGTTTTAGTTCGAATCAATTGGAAATGCCTCGCGTATGTTATGTGCAGAAAAGAGCGGTAGCTAATGAGGCTGCTGTGGATGGGCCGGTAAAGGGACGGGAAGTGTGAGATTGACAGGATGCTCTATAGGAGTCGGAGAGGCAGTTTTAAACTCACGCTTTCCAACTACCATAATCCACCCGATCTGGGAAATACTTGAATCTCTCTAGGTATAGGATGCTGTCCTGAAGCATTGACCTTAGGTACTTCTCTCAGTttaatgtttttctgttttttttctttcgtAAAACGGCTCTTGGATTTATTTCCCATACATGTCTGTCACGCCTTTGCCTCTGAAAAGCCAGCACTGGATAACTGAGACCTGCCATACCAAGCCACTGCTACTGGAGGGACTTCCTTGAACTTGAAGAAAGGCACATCAAAAACCACCAGTGTTACTGCCATGTCAATTCTGATGCTAATAATGTGCAGATTATGACGAAAATTGCCAATCATGTTCTCTGATGGACCTCCTTTGAATGTGGAATTGGAAAAAAGTTCCCCGCGCAGAGACCTGCTGTCAAGTACTAACAACCCGCTAAGGGAAGTCATTAGAAGAGACAGATAAGAGACTTGGTACATAAAACATGGTTCTTGGTACATAGAATGTATGTTATTTAATGTTATATCTGTTACCTGAAGCGATTTCGCACAAGAAAGCCACGTTCTTATCATCTCAATTGCCAATTTTCATTTTGGTAACTTGGGCGCCCGGGTAGACTTTTCTCTCTTAAGTTGATATTCCACCAATGTGAAGAGCCTCATTAAATCAAACCCAGATATTTCCATAATACTCCCTGCAGAGTCACTTCACTCGTCACATAATGAGATTTTTCTGAAGAGTTGAAGCCTTCATCTAACTTGCTATTGCTTGTTTAGGCCCcgtgtgtgtacacacacgcacacacacacacacacaccattctcTATTATATATTTCAAATAAGTGTCCTGAAATACTTCTATTTTTAagacactggatttttttcatatACCAATAATGGACTTTCAGGAAATTATTTCGAAGGCTATCCTGTTTTGTTCAGTGAACATAAATAGTAGATTTTTGTCAGATGGAACAGATTTCttcggagggagggagaggaggggaggaaaaatcCCAAGACTCCTGGGGTGGATTCCTGACAAGATGTGTTCATTTAATGCTTAGAGGACGTTAAACTAAAATAGGAAATACCTAATGcgattttgtaaaataaatagcaagactacttatgtaaaaaaaaatgattatacCAGCCGTTGTTCACTGagtttacatttaaattttttattaatatataatttaaagCTAAATAAAATAGACCAAAACATGGCACTCTATTACCAGCTTTACCTTTTCGATTGCTGATTCATCTGTTATGATCACACGTATTGGATGG
The window above is part of the Chelonoidis abingdonii isolate Lonesome George chromosome 10, CheloAbing_2.0, whole genome shotgun sequence genome. Proteins encoded here:
- the EVX2 gene encoding LOW QUALITY PROTEIN: homeobox even-skipped homolog protein 2 (The sequence of the model RefSeq protein was modified relative to this genomic sequence to represent the inferred CDS: inserted 2 bases in 1 codon), which gives rise to MMERIRKEMILMERGLHSPTVGKRLSNLSDSAGNAVLEALENSQHTGRLSPRLTSASLHSTIGDIPAKGKFEIDTLFNLQHQNSESNVSSEIAPSESRKKISHYSEVAQEADMNSDVEVGCSALRSPTSLSSSQLKENNNKGYSESAPITTTSSSGSSLTSLHSSNALGSSGSGADQVRRYRTAFTREQIARLEKEFYRENYVSRPRRCELAAALNLPETTIKVWFQNRRMKDKRQRLAMSWPHPADPSFYTYMMTHAAATGSLPYPFHSHVPLHYYPHVGVTAAAAAAAASGAAAASPFATSIRPLDTFRALSHPYSRPELLCGFRHPGLVRSPAAAGRAQQQRAVAAAAAXAAASSAPPAGSTACSCLSCHSSQTAAAAAALGSRGSGSDFPCTAASQRAESGFLPYSAAVLSKTAGASPDQREEAPLTR